The Actinobacillus succinogenes 130Z region TATTGCGCAAGGCACCAATATGCATTTGCATAGCCCAGTTACGCTTGCAATATTCGGTACCTAACCATACTAAAAGTGCGGTCGAATATTGATTGATTTGTAATTCCGTCAACGCCTGATTACTACGGCGTAATCGTAAAATACGATCCAATTCTTTTTCATCGGGAATCGGCGCAAAACGTACGATTTCCATACCGTGATCCGCCGATTTACAACCATGTTGATCAAAATGCTCCAAACGTTTGAGAAGCGCTTTTTTCAATGCGTCGAAGCTGTTAATGTCGGTGTCGGAAACCCGTTCCAGCTGTTCCAGATAATCGTTAAATTGGTCTAATTCGATTTTAACCGCTTTATCCGGACGCCAGCTCGGCGCGACCTCAATATCAAAAGCGTTATCTTCCGCAATAGCTTTGTGATACTCAAGGCTGTCAATCGGATCATCCGTTGTGCCGGAAAATTTCACGTTCATCCGCCGCATAATACCGCGAGCGGAAAATTCGGGTTGTTGTAACAATTCATTACATTCTTGCCAAATTTTGTCCGCACTTTGAGGTCCGAACAAGGTATCGGTAATCCCAAACGGACGACGCAGTTCTAAATGCGTCCAGTGATAAATCGGATTGCCGATACAAAGCGGTACGGTTTTCGCCCAAGCCTGATATTTTTCATAAGCGGAAGCATTGCCCGTAATCACATTTTCATCAAACCCCGCCGAACGCATGGCTCGCCATTTATAATGGTCGCCCGCTAACCAGATTTCGGTT contains the following coding sequences:
- the uxaC gene encoding glucuronate isomerase — protein: MKQFMDEDFLLSNDVARTLYFDYAKDQPIFDYHCHLPPKEIAENRLFKDLTEIWLAGDHYKWRAMRSAGFDENVITGNASAYEKYQAWAKTVPLCIGNPIYHWTHLELRRPFGITDTLFGPQSADKIWQECNELLQQPEFSARGIMRRMNVKFSGTTDDPIDSLEYHKAIAEDNAFDIEVAPSWRPDKAVKIELDQFNDYLEQLERVSDTDINSFDALKKALLKRLEHFDQHGCKSADHGMEIVRFAPIPDEKELDRILRLRRSNQALTELQINQYSTALLVWLGTEYCKRNWAMQMHIGALRNNNTRMFKLLGADAGFDSIADRTFAEPLSRLLDTMDQNDELPKTILYCLNPRDNEMIATMIGNFQTGGVAGKIQFGSGWWFNDQKDGMERQLQQLSQLGLLSQFVGMLTDSRSFLSYTRHEYFRRILCEMVGKWVVNGEAPNDMNLLGNMVKNICYNNAKSYFK